The Acidobacteriota bacterium DNA window TGCAACTTCGCCTGCGACTACTGCATCCAGGGCGACCACGGGACGCACGACTTCTCGGGCAGCCGGATGTCGCTCGAGACGGCCACCCGCGTGAGCGACTGGATCGAGCAGCGCCTCGACGCTCTCGGATCGCCCCGCTTCACGCTGACCTTCTTCGGCGGTGAGCCCCTGCTCAACCTTCCCGTCGTCTACGAACTCGCCGAACGGATGTGGCGGGCCTGTCAGTCGCGCAACGTCGTGATGACGATCTCGATCATCACCAACGGACTGCTCCTCACGGAATCCGTCGTCGATCGGCTGCTGCCATTCGGCCTCACGGGCGTGAAGATCACGCTTGATGGCGACAAGGCCTCCCATGATCGCCTGCGTCCCCTGCGCGGCGGCCAGGGCACGTTCGACCGCATCGTTGCCAACATGCGCGCGGTAGCGCACAAGGTGCGCCTCAGCATCGGCGGCAACTTCGACGTCGAGAGCGCGGCCAGCTACCCGGAACTGCTCGACTTCCTGCGCAGCCAGCCGTTTGCCGGCCACATCGCGAAGATCGCATTCAAGCCCATCATCCGTGGGCCGAATACAGGAAGGGGACTGTCGCCGGCGGTGTCGACCACCGGCGACGGGCGGCGCGTGATTCCGCTCACACCCGCACGGCCAACGGAGGCCGCGCTGGGAGGAACCTGCATGACCGTCGCGGGCATCGGCGTGGGACACACGCCCTGCGATTCATGCGGGCTGGCGGACGACCGCATGACGTGGCTCCGGGCCGAGACCCGGGCCCGCGGGTTCGAGACGCTCGATGGCCTGCACATGGGCCCGTGCGAGTTGCATCGTCGCCATTCGTACACGGTTGGTCCTGACGGGTCGCTCTTTGCCTGTCCCGGTTTCTCGGGCGAGCCCGATCAGCGAACCGGACATGTGATCCCGGCGCTGGACCCGGCACACGCGGCAGCGAGGGATCGCTTCGACACGCACGCGCCCTGGCGCGCGTGCGGCGATTGCGCCCTGATTCCGGTGTGCGGCGGCGGATGTTCCGTGGCCGCGCACAACGAACAGGGCGATCTGGGCCGGCCCAGCTGCCATCGCCCCGGCATGCTGGCGGCCCTCGACGAGATCGCGGCGGCTTCGACGGCCGTCACGGCCTGATTCCCGGGCGCGAGACCGGTTGCGTGAACGAGGACTGTCATGACCATCCGTGTCATCAAACGCGGCGTTACCCGCGAGAAGCCGTTCTGCCCGCTCCTGATCGACTATCCCTACGAGCAACCGGAACCCAAGCAGGACCCCGAGAAGAAGGGTCCTTCCGGGAATGGCGTGGGTAGGTCGGGCCGGCTGCGCGGGCCACTCGGCGGGTGAGCGGCCTGCTCGCCGGCCTTGCGCCGAGGAGAGCGGTGACGTAGAACCGCGGGATGCAGGACACCAA harbors:
- a CDS encoding radical SAM protein, producing the protein MRASRFTVATPVPRSDETHLFNSLTDTQIVVSTDVLGLIARVDSGDVSGLDAGSRAAVHQLAELGFLVESREAEDAALDAYFRDIREDASHLRVTLLTTLQCNFACDYCIQGDHGTHDFSGSRMSLETATRVSDWIEQRLDALGSPRFTLTFFGGEPLLNLPVVYELAERMWRACQSRNVVMTISIITNGLLLTESVVDRLLPFGLTGVKITLDGDKASHDRLRPLRGGQGTFDRIVANMRAVAHKVRLSIGGNFDVESAASYPELLDFLRSQPFAGHIAKIAFKPIIRGPNTGRGLSPAVSTTGDGRRVIPLTPARPTEAALGGTCMTVAGIGVGHTPCDSCGLADDRMTWLRAETRARGFETLDGLHMGPCELHRRHSYTVGPDGSLFACPGFSGEPDQRTGHVIPALDPAHAAARDRFDTHAPWRACGDCALIPVCGGGCSVAAHNEQGDLGRPSCHRPGMLAALDEIAAASTAVTA